The DNA segment TAATATTGTCACTTCTATCTTAGAAGGAGAGGATGGTGCGTTATGGGTTAGTACAGAGAATGGTTTGGCTCATTTTGAGCCTGATAAAAATACCTTTCTGGCTTATCAGTTTTCCAATACTTCATATGGTAATTTTTATAGCGAAAATACCTGTTTACTGCAAGAGAATGGTAAAATGCTTTGGGGAACTTTAGATGGCTTGTTGGTGTTGGATCCTTCTGACACGATTGTGAATAATGCTGCACCTAAGGTATTATTGACAGATATGTTTGTTTTTGACCAGCGTTTAGAAATAGGTGCGGATAAATCACCACTCAAAAAGTCTATTGGTATTGCCAAAGAAGTAGTTTTAAAGCATGATCAAAATACTTTCACCATTCATTTTTCCTGTCTGGATTTAACTGATCCTCTCAGAAATAAATATTCCTATAACTTGGAGTCGTATGATCAGTACTGGAGCTTGCCGGCTAATAATAATTGGGCTAGGTATAAAAATATGCCGGATGGGGAGTATGTTTTTAAGGTAAGGGGTTCCAATGCCGATGGACAATGGAATGAAGAGCTTACCTCTTGTCGTATTGTCATTTTACCACCACCGTGGAAGTCAACTTATGCCATCTTATTTTATGCCTTGTGTATCACCATGCTTATGTTTGTCTTTTTTAGGTTTTTAGTGAAGATTAATTCGCTGAATAACGCAGTTAAGATGGAGAAACAATTGACCAATTATAAATTACGTTTTTTCACAAATATTTCCCATGAATTTAGAACTCCGTTAACGCTTATTAAAGGCGCTATTGAACGAATGATCGATATGAAAGCGCTTCCTCTTGAGGTGGAGAAAAATGTTGCTCTTCTTTCTCGTAATACTCTTCAGATGTCGCGACTGATTGATCAGTTGTTAGAATTCAGGAAGTTACAGAATAATGTATTAACCCTGAATTTAGAAAAGACAGATATTAGAGATTTTGCACTAAATGCTTATTATACTTTTAAAGAAAGTGCATTTCAAAAAAAAATAGATTATGTTTTTGAGGGGATCCAGGATAAGTGGGATTTGTATATAGACCGAAATAAAGTTGAAAAGATATTATTTAATTTACTCTCCAATGCGTTTAAGTTCACACCGGTGAATGGTAAGATTACTTGTCGCATAACAAAAGATCCTGAAAGTGGGAACTGCATTATCTGTGTTGCAGATTCAGGGGTGGGTATCCCCAAAGATAAACGAGATCTTCTTTTTAGTCGTTTTATGAAATTGAATTTTACGGCCGAAGGTACAGGTATCGGTTTGGAATTGGTGAAGGAGTTTACTCTGGTTCATAAGGGAACTGTCAACTATTCTCCAAACCCGCAGGGAGGTTCAATATTTACTGTGGAATTGCCTTCGGATGCAGCCGTTTATACTGATGCACGCTTTATTGAGAAAGAAGATGTGAATGCAGGGCTTGTGGACCAAGCAGAATATAATGAAGATCATGCCATTAACAGGCCAGCGACCCCCCGCCAATGGAAAATATTGATCATTGATGATAACTATGACATAAGAGAATACCTGAAAGAAGAATTGACGCATCATTGTAATGTGGATGTGGCAGAGGATGGTAAAATAGGATTAGAAAAGGCTTTGACATTGAATCCTTCCTTGATAATTTGTGATGTTAAGATGCCTGAGATGGACGGGTTGGAATTGACGCGGAAGTTGAAAGATAATTTTGAGACTAGTCATATTCCTGTTATTTTGCTGACCGCATTATCATCAGAAGCCATCAAACTTCAGGGAAGTGAATGTGGTGCTGATGAGTATATAATGAAACCTTTTAGTTTAAAATATCTGATATCCAGAGTGTATGCTTTGATAGAACAAAGAGAGAAACTTAAAAAGCGTTTTTGCATTGATATGGATGTTAAAAAAGGAATTATTAGTGCGGGAGAAAAGGATCAGCGCTTCTTTGAGTTGATAAATGATATTGTAGATAAAAACTTGAGTGATCCTGATTTTACGGTTACGCAGTTTACAAAGAAAGCAAAATTGTCAAGAACCATCTTTTATAAAAAGGTAAAGGGGTTAACCGGTTACTCACCCAATGACCTGATTAAAATAAAAAGGATGAAGAAAGCCGCTGAACTTCTTCTTGAAAGCAAATATAATGTCTCAGAAGTTTCCTGGCGAGTAGGGATTGAAGATCCCTTTTATTTTAGTAAGTGCTTTAAAGCCCAGTTTGGCTGTGCTCCATCAAAATATGGTGCTGCAGTCCTTAATGATGCCAATGATAGTCATAAAGGAGAATAAGTGCTCAGTGCTGGTTATTGAAGTTTTTTTATAATGATAATACATACTTATGGTATTTATTCACAGGTGAATCTTTGGGAGGGGAGGTATCTTTGTGGATCAAAAAGTAAAATTTATTTGATGAAACGGGTCACCAGTATCTTTAATCTGAAAAAGGCATTAGAAAATCTATTGGACTTTTAGTTTTATAACGAAGATCTAATGTAACATTCGGGTTTCTGGTTGAAGAAGTCAAAGCTTTTTCTTCTATGAAAATGATTGCTGTGATGAGTTTCGTGTAACCGTTAAAAAATAGTTATGAAAGTATGTTAT comes from the Saccharicrinis fermentans DSM 9555 = JCM 21142 genome and includes:
- a CDS encoding hybrid sensor histidine kinase/response regulator, producing MRKVICYVISILFSIQIYAKEELLFTQISTKDGLSQNTVRSVLVDKKGYLWFGTLDGLVRYDGSRFITHKPKPGVNTNLSDQRIREISEDSDGYLWIRTYDNSFSCYDPNKEQFIEFRYRDVKIPLLYTNYVETAGGDIWLWGDNGCIKIQKNAARIPEVSFQSDNFMNKLSQTNVNFIFQDRNNTSWVCCSQGLNSVSESGEITQYYNKQALGEFRNVIEEDGILYFLTGKNYIFRYDILKQKFLSSFQAPNSFSFLESAFLNEHTLLISTRERQLLEVDLLTGLFTENTFASGIHFSTPPQIIQDASNNLWIYDQSGRMLFYNTSTCQTKNMQLVSNSIAEVIDDCRYNIFTDTQGICWITTYGNGLYRYNVENDELVNYTYKKGFNSPASDYLLSITEDHFGNIWIGCEYTGVIKVTKRKFTIEYIKPEETVSIGTGNNVRVVHQDRDKKIWLGTKNGSLYLYDADFKFKELVRKSINPYTIMEDVKGRLWVGTKGNGIYVFSRENHQLLYHFSQQANENSLCNNSIFDIIQDDEGRIWVASFGGGLDQVEETNGIFSFRHFLNHHENKGYLRCLLQDSKGIIWAGSYGGLISFDPAEVSENPEAYTVYTYNPGHSVGLNCNDIKTIYEDQYEQLWIGTAGGGLNLLDKNNPDKQGAFVKYTKDEGLPSNIVTSILEGEDGALWVSTENGLAHFEPDKNTFLAYQFSNTSYGNFYSENTCLLQENGKMLWGTLDGLLVLDPSDTIVNNAAPKVLLTDMFVFDQRLEIGADKSPLKKSIGIAKEVVLKHDQNTFTIHFSCLDLTDPLRNKYSYNLESYDQYWSLPANNNWARYKNMPDGEYVFKVRGSNADGQWNEELTSCRIVILPPPWKSTYAILFYALCITMLMFVFFRFLVKINSLNNAVKMEKQLTNYKLRFFTNISHEFRTPLTLIKGAIERMIDMKALPLEVEKNVALLSRNTLQMSRLIDQLLEFRKLQNNVLTLNLEKTDIRDFALNAYYTFKESAFQKKIDYVFEGIQDKWDLYIDRNKVEKILFNLLSNAFKFTPVNGKITCRITKDPESGNCIICVADSGVGIPKDKRDLLFSRFMKLNFTAEGTGIGLELVKEFTLVHKGTVNYSPNPQGGSIFTVELPSDAAVYTDARFIEKEDVNAGLVDQAEYNEDHAINRPATPRQWKILIIDDNYDIREYLKEELTHHCNVDVAEDGKIGLEKALTLNPSLIICDVKMPEMDGLELTRKLKDNFETSHIPVILLTALSSEAIKLQGSECGADEYIMKPFSLKYLISRVYALIEQREKLKKRFCIDMDVKKGIISAGEKDQRFFELINDIVDKNLSDPDFTVTQFTKKAKLSRTIFYKKVKGLTGYSPNDLIKIKRMKKAAELLLESKYNVSEVSWRVGIEDPFYFSKCFKAQFGCAPSKYGAAVLNDANDSHKGE